A stretch of the Bacteroidota bacterium genome encodes the following:
- a CDS encoding DUF2752 domain-containing protein has product METLIRWLESHPIHCFYKSVFGIECPGCGAQRAFIFLLKGNFSESFSTYPPLLFFLSLIFFLSLHLVFKFRNGGTYLLYGFIFTALIVLTNFIVKLFS; this is encoded by the coding sequence TTGGAAACATTAATTCGCTGGTTAGAATCACATCCGATACATTGTTTTTATAAATCCGTTTTCGGAATTGAATGCCCGGGCTGCGGTGCACAGAGGGCATTTATTTTTTTGCTGAAAGGAAATTTTTCAGAATCATTTTCAACGTATCCTCCGTTACTTTTTTTTCTCTCATTGATTTTTTTTCTCTCGCTGCATTTGGTTTTTAAATTCCGAAACGGAGGAACGTATCTCCTATATGGATTTATTTTTACCGCATTAATTGTATTGACTAACTTTATAGTAAAGTTATTTTCGTAA
- a CDS encoding T9SS type A sorting domain-containing protein produces MKNNFYTLIAGLLISTIGFSQGSIPNGNFESWTTGTYDIPQNYVECSDPQTFYENLPNNEIKSTDFYHGAYAVQLTTTVSATKDTLMAYFINTNPNQGGNKNGPPAWYGGFAYNQKPTGIRGYYKSSIASPDTGRILVMFKHSGVDTSIYLYSFYGTHSTYTMFSYTFNPPLPSTPDTVIFAAGSSDFTNNNLQRNGSMLQIDSVSFTGVSSQPALFNGDFENWTTQNMIRLDNWLVNPWEAQGVMQTTDKVAGNYAVELKTFLGDRNGNPAAQSAQINNGGMNCPLPPPAPCIAYGGYPFSNQFDTLCFWYKYIPMGMDTAQINVNFRNTTQQWNNGILLNSSSVYKYVEIPYNLPFVPDTVSINAQSSSWQDSAVSFVGSDLKLDEMHFKSQPLTTSVPSLHIDNTISVYPNPSSWEFTIQSSLFNVENVEVYNAVGEKIISEKPNAKTEVLNLKEEGIYFVRMNSNGKIITKKLIVNK; encoded by the coding sequence ATGAAAAACAACTTCTACACATTAATTGCTGGTTTATTAATCAGCACAATTGGATTTTCGCAAGGTTCAATTCCCAACGGAAACTTTGAAAGTTGGACTACTGGAACGTATGACATTCCGCAGAACTATGTTGAATGTTCCGACCCGCAAACATTTTATGAGAACCTGCCGAACAATGAAATTAAATCAACCGATTTTTATCATGGCGCTTATGCGGTTCAACTTACCACTACTGTATCTGCCACCAAAGACACGCTAATGGCATATTTCATCAACACAAATCCGAATCAAGGCGGCAATAAAAATGGTCCGCCTGCCTGGTACGGAGGGTTTGCTTATAACCAAAAGCCGACCGGCATACGCGGATATTATAAATCATCCATAGCATCGCCAGATACAGGGCGAATTTTAGTTATGTTCAAACATTCGGGCGTGGATACGAGTATTTATCTTTATTCTTTTTACGGAACGCATAGTACCTATACTATGTTTTCATATACTTTCAACCCGCCTCTTCCTTCAACTCCCGACACGGTAATATTTGCTGCCGGTTCGAGCGATTTTACAAATAATAATTTGCAGAGGAACGGCAGCATGCTGCAGATAGACAGCGTTTCGTTTACAGGAGTTTCCAGCCAGCCAGCACTCTTCAACGGTGATTTTGAAAACTGGACGACACAGAATATGATACGGCTGGACAACTGGCTTGTTAATCCATGGGAAGCACAGGGAGTAATGCAAACCACCGATAAAGTTGCAGGCAATTACGCAGTGGAATTAAAAACTTTCCTTGGCGATAGAAACGGAAATCCTGCTGCGCAATCGGCACAAATCAACAATGGCGGAATGAATTGCCCGCTGCCTCCGCCCGCTCCCTGTATTGCTTACGGAGGGTATCCTTTCTCTAATCAGTTTGACACGCTTTGCTTCTGGTATAAATATATTCCAATGGGAATGGACACTGCACAGATAAACGTAAACTTCAGAAACACCACGCAGCAATGGAATAATGGTATTTTGCTTAACTCATCTTCCGTATATAAATATGTGGAAATCCCCTACAATCTTCCTTTCGTTCCCGATACAGTATCCATAAACGCGCAGTCATCCAGCTGGCAAGACAGCGCGGTTTCGTTTGTCGGCTCTGATTTAAAGTTAGATGAAATGCATTTTAAATCGCAGCCGCTCACCACCTCTGTTCCATCGCTGCATATTGATAATACAATTTCTGTTTATCCGAATCCATCCAGCTGGGAATTTACAATTCAGAGTTCATTGTTCAATGTTGAAAATGTAGAAGTGTATAATGCAGTAGGAGAAAAAATAATTTCAGAAAAACCAAACGCTAAAACAGAAGTGTTGAATTTAAAAGAAGAAGGAATTTATTTTGTGAGAATGAATTCAAACGGAAAAATAATTACGAAAAAATTAATTGTGAATAAATAA
- the nusB gene encoding transcription antitermination factor NusB, which produces MLSRRFIRIKVMQALYAFFHSEDREKAKYEKEMFQSFEKTYDLYLLLLLLLIEIREQGRNLIAIRKTKHLPSPEDLRANTKFIDNKIFSILSINRQLAAESKKRNISWENDKDMARKLFSKIQESSAYKSYMSNSERSFKNDKKFLSEIYIETIAPDELLQFFFEEKNIHWADDIDFVNSLVLKTIAYIPESASDNMPLAHLYKDEKEDKKYAKELFEEVITHSAEEEKMIQSKTENWELERIAFMDVLLMKLAITEFLFFPTIPVKVSLNEYIELAKQYSTPKSSVFVNGILDKLLAEFKKDGRLQKQGRGLVEN; this is translated from the coding sequence ATGTTGAGCAGAAGATTCATTCGCATTAAAGTCATGCAGGCATTGTATGCCTTTTTCCATTCTGAAGACCGCGAAAAAGCCAAGTATGAAAAAGAAATGTTTCAGAGTTTTGAAAAAACATATGACCTCTATCTTCTTCTTCTTCTTTTGCTGATTGAAATCCGTGAGCAGGGCAGAAATCTAATTGCCATCCGAAAAACAAAACATCTTCCTTCTCCCGAAGACTTACGTGCGAATACAAAATTTATTGACAATAAAATCTTCAGCATTCTTTCCATTAACCGCCAGCTTGCGGCTGAATCTAAAAAGAGAAATATTTCATGGGAGAATGACAAAGACATGGCGCGGAAATTATTTTCTAAAATTCAGGAGAGTTCGGCATATAAATCCTACATGAGCAATTCCGAAAGAAGTTTCAAGAATGATAAAAAATTTCTCAGCGAAATTTATATTGAAACCATTGCACCTGATGAATTGCTCCAGTTTTTCTTCGAGGAAAAAAATATTCACTGGGCGGATGATATTGATTTTGTGAATTCACTTGTGCTGAAAACGATTGCTTACATTCCCGAATCGGCTTCGGACAATATGCCTCTGGCACATTTATATAAGGACGAAAAGGAAGACAAAAAATATGCAAAGGAACTTTTTGAAGAAGTAATTACTCATAGCGCAGAAGAAGAAAAAATGATTCAGTCGAAAACCGAAAACTGGGAACTCGAACGGATTGCATTTATGGATGTGCTCCTGATGAAACTTGCAATAACTGAATTTTTATTTTTTCCTACTATTCCTGTAAAAGTTTCTTTGAATGAATACATCGAACTTGCAAAACAATACAGCACGCCAAAGAGCAGCGTGTTTGTGAATGGAATATTAGATAAGCTTCTTGCCGAATTTAAAAAAGACGGACGATTGCAAAAACAAGGGCGAGGACTCGTTGAGAATTAA
- the serC gene encoding 3-phosphoserine/phosphohydroxythreonine transaminase produces the protein MADVKKKVHNFSAGPGILPQEVLKQAAEACINFDNLNLSLLEISHRSKNYEAVMQEARALAKELLGLDDGYQAIFLGGGASMQFCMVPFNLLRAEGYAAYVNTGVWASKAIKEAKIIGNTKVIASSEDKKFNYIPRNYQIPGDADYVHITSNNTIYGTQIKKFPISRIPVVVDMSSDIFSRKIDCTQFDLIYAGAQKNMGPAGATLIVVKESILGKTGRTIPSMLDYKVHIKGEAMYNTPPVFPIYVSLLTMRWLKKNGGIDWIEKINNQKAETLYSEIDRNSLFTGTAEKDSRSNMNVTFLLNKSELEPEFDKMWKEAGISGIRGHRDVGGYRASLYNALPLESVQVLVDVMKEFEKKFA, from the coding sequence ATGGCTGATGTGAAAAAGAAAGTGCACAACTTTAGCGCAGGTCCCGGCATTCTTCCTCAGGAAGTTTTGAAACAGGCGGCAGAAGCATGCATCAATTTTGACAACCTGAATCTTTCGCTTTTAGAAATTTCTCATCGCAGTAAAAATTACGAAGCCGTGATGCAGGAAGCGCGCGCGCTGGCAAAAGAATTACTCGGACTTGATGACGGCTATCAGGCAATTTTTTTGGGCGGAGGCGCAAGCATGCAGTTCTGCATGGTGCCATTCAATTTGCTTCGTGCCGAAGGTTACGCTGCATACGTGAACACAGGGGTGTGGGCGAGCAAAGCAATTAAGGAAGCAAAAATTATCGGCAATACGAAAGTGATTGCATCGTCAGAAGATAAAAAGTTCAATTACATTCCGCGCAACTACCAGATTCCCGGTGATGCAGATTATGTGCACATCACTTCCAACAATACGATTTACGGCACGCAAATAAAAAAATTCCCCATCTCGCGCATCCCTGTGGTGGTCGATATGTCTTCAGATATTTTTTCCCGCAAGATTGACTGCACACAGTTTGATTTGATTTATGCAGGCGCTCAAAAAAATATGGGGCCGGCAGGCGCAACATTAATTGTTGTGAAGGAATCCATTCTTGGCAAAACCGGCAGAACAATTCCTTCCATGCTCGATTATAAAGTTCACATCAAAGGCGAAGCCATGTACAACACTCCGCCTGTGTTTCCGATTTATGTTTCTCTTCTCACCATGCGCTGGCTGAAAAAGAATGGCGGAATAGATTGGATTGAAAAAATAAATAACCAGAAAGCAGAAACGCTTTACTCAGAAATTGACCGCAACTCATTGTTCACCGGCACTGCTGAAAAAGATTCCCGCTCAAATATGAATGTAACTTTCCTTCTCAACAAATCTGAACTCGAGCCCGAGTTTGACAAAATGTGGAAAGAAGCCGGCATCAGCGGCATTCGCGGACATCGTGATGTTGGCGGTTACCGCGCTTCGCTTTACAATGCACTTCCGCTTGAAAGCGTGCAAGTGCTGGTGGATGTAATGAAAGAGTTTGAGAAAAAGTTTGCATAA
- a CDS encoding NAD(P)H-hydrate dehydratase, which produces MKILSSEEIRKADAYTIKHELIKSINLMERAAKECVRWLINSSVRKEDIKIFCGLGNNGGDGLAIARLLATQCYMVEIYIVRYADKCSEDFLSNEKRLKNKKRIKVHNITSAKQLQSIIINQSSILIDAVFGSGLNKPVEGLAKEAINFINQSKCFVVSIDIPSGLFLEENKYDKDSAVVRANHTLTFHVPKMAFMFHESEKYVGDFSILNIGLNEAFISSLPSKNYFATIEDVRKILTPRNKFSHKGTFGHALIVSGSYGKMGACVLASRASISSGAGLVTAHIPKCGYEILQTANPEVMVEVDSSEKIISDTFHPEKYNAIGIGPGIGTEKETQSALKVLIQNSKVPLVLDADALNILSENKTWISFLPKNSILTPHPGELKRLIGESENDFQNLQKQKEFSIKHGVYVVLKRAYTCITCPDGEVYFNSPGNPGMATAGSGDVLTGIITGLLAQGYDSKQASVLGVYLHGLAGDIAAENLSEESLIARHIIEFLGEAFKKIKSSPN; this is translated from the coding sequence ATGAAAATTTTATCCTCAGAAGAAATAAGAAAGGCAGACGCTTATACCATCAAGCATGAGTTAATAAAATCAATTAACCTGATGGAGAGGGCGGCAAAAGAATGTGTGCGGTGGTTAATCAATTCTTCTGTTCGAAAGGAAGACATCAAGATTTTTTGCGGATTGGGAAACAATGGAGGAGACGGATTAGCGATTGCACGTTTGCTCGCAACCCAATGTTATATGGTGGAGATTTATATTGTTCGCTATGCAGATAAATGTTCAGAAGATTTTTTGAGTAATGAAAAGCGGCTGAAGAATAAAAAGAGGATTAAGGTTCATAACATCACTTCTGCAAAACAACTTCAGTCAATAATCATTAATCAATCATCAATACTCATTGATGCCGTCTTTGGTTCGGGCTTAAATAAGCCGGTGGAAGGATTGGCAAAGGAGGCAATTAACTTTATCAATCAGTCAAAATGTTTTGTTGTATCTATAGATATTCCTTCGGGATTATTTTTGGAGGAGAACAAATATGACAAAGATAGTGCTGTTGTTCGCGCAAATCATACCCTCACTTTCCATGTTCCAAAAATGGCTTTCATGTTTCATGAGAGTGAAAAGTATGTAGGAGATTTTTCCATTCTGAATATCGGATTGAATGAAGCATTTATTTCATCCCTTCCTTCAAAAAATTATTTCGCAACCATTGAGGATGTTCGAAAAATTCTCACGCCACGAAATAAATTTTCTCATAAAGGAACGTTTGGTCATGCACTGATTGTTTCGGGAAGTTACGGCAAGATGGGTGCGTGTGTTCTTGCAAGCCGCGCCAGCATTTCTTCGGGTGCAGGATTGGTTACAGCCCATATTCCCAAATGCGGCTATGAAATTTTACAGACAGCAAATCCAGAAGTAATGGTTGAAGTGGATTCTTCGGAGAAAATTATTTCTGATACCTTTCATCCGGAAAAATATAATGCCATCGGAATTGGTCCGGGAATCGGAACAGAAAAAGAAACTCAAAGCGCGTTGAAAGTTCTCATTCAAAATTCAAAAGTCCCTTTAGTGCTTGATGCCGATGCGCTGAATATTCTTTCCGAAAACAAAACTTGGATTTCTTTTCTTCCGAAAAATTCCATTCTTACTCCGCATCCCGGAGAATTAAAAAGATTAATCGGAGAAAGTGAAAATGATTTTCAAAATTTACAAAAGCAAAAAGAATTTTCAATCAAGCATGGAGTTTATGTAGTGCTGAAGCGCGCTTATACTTGCATTACTTGCCCCGATGGAGAAGTTTATTTTAATTCTCCCGGAAATCCGGGAATGGCAACAGCAGGCAGCGGAGATGTTCTCACAGGAATAATTACCGGATTGCTCGCACAAGGTTACGATTCAAAACAGGCAAGTGTGCTCGGAGTTTATTTGCACGGGCTTGCAGGAGATATTGCTGCCGAAAATCTCAGTGAAGAAAGTTTGATTGCACGGCACATTATAGAATTTCTTGGAGAAGCGTTTAAGAAAATAAAAAGTTCTCCTAATTAA
- the yajC gene encoding preprotein translocase subunit YajC: MNLSSIFLMLGGQDGQGSGMTSIIFLILIFGVFWLFMIRPQMKKQKDQQKFREAIGKGDKIITIGGVHGKIVEVQDTTFIIEVEGQNRLKIEKSAVSMESSQAMNKDKEKK, from the coding sequence ATGAATTTATCTTCTATTTTTTTAATGCTTGGCGGACAAGACGGGCAAGGCAGTGGAATGACCAGCATAATTTTTCTTATTCTCATTTTCGGAGTGTTCTGGCTTTTCATGATTCGTCCGCAAATGAAAAAACAAAAAGACCAGCAAAAGTTTCGTGAAGCAATTGGCAAAGGCGATAAAATTATAACCATAGGCGGAGTTCACGGAAAAATTGTGGAAGTGCAGGATACAACTTTTATCATTGAAGTGGAAGGCCAAAACCGCTTGAAGATTGAAAAGAGCGCGGTGTCTATGGAATCTTCGCAAGCGATGAACAAAGACAAAGAGAAAAAATAA
- a CDS encoding YebC/PmpR family DNA-binding transcriptional regulator yields the protein MGRIFEKRKHTMFARYARMAKGFTKIGREISIAVKQNGPNPDSNSRLRIVIQNAKAINMPKERIDAAIKRASTKGEGNFEEINYEGYGPHGVAILAECTSDNPTRTVSNIRMHFSRGNGTLGKTGSLDFIFERKGVFRISAEGKNKEDLELELIEHGAEEIEEADNELIIYTKFSNFGAMQKALEEKKINILSAEKQRIPNTQVELNEAQQKDVRELIEALEEDDDVQAVFHNMAE from the coding sequence ATGGGACGCATTTTTGAAAAGAGAAAACACACCATGTTCGCGCGTTATGCGCGCATGGCAAAAGGTTTTACAAAAATCGGCAGAGAGATTTCCATTGCGGTGAAACAAAATGGACCTAATCCTGATTCCAATTCCCGTTTGCGTATAGTCATTCAGAATGCGAAGGCAATCAACATGCCCAAAGAAAGAATTGATGCTGCTATCAAACGCGCTTCCACCAAAGGCGAGGGAAACTTTGAGGAAATAAATTACGAAGGATACGGTCCCCACGGAGTTGCAATTCTTGCCGAATGCACTTCCGATAATCCCACGCGGACTGTTTCAAATATCCGCATGCATTTTTCCAGGGGCAACGGAACGCTTGGCAAAACCGGCTCGCTCGATTTTATTTTCGAACGCAAAGGAGTTTTCAGAATTTCTGCCGAAGGAAAAAATAAAGAAGATCTTGAACTGGAATTAATCGAACATGGCGCAGAAGAAATTGAAGAAGCCGATAACGAATTAATCATCTATACAAAGTTTTCTAATTTCGGTGCAATGCAAAAAGCGCTCGAAGAAAAAAAAATAAATATTCTCTCCGCAGAAAAACAAAGAATACCAAACACGCAGGTCGAACTGAATGAAGCACAGCAGAAAGATGTGCGTGAATTAATTGAAGCGCTCGAAGAAGACGATGATGTGCAGGCGGTGTTTCACAATATGGCGGAATAA
- a CDS encoding 2-oxoacid:ferredoxin oxidoreductase subunit beta — translation MSTETAPTPSAKPTAKDFTSDQEVRWCPGCGDYSILKQVQTIMPDLGIPRENIAFVAGIGCSSRFPYYMETYGLHGIHGRAAAIASGLKTTRPELSVWVVTGDGDGLSIGGNHTIHILRRNINVNILLFNNEIYGLTKGQYSPTSHEGHITKSTPFGSIDHPFNPLALVLGAGGTFIARTMDRDPIHQRTILKRAHEHKGTSFVEIYQNCNVFNDGAFEIFTEKASKKEETLFMEHGKPLIFGINNEKGIKLDGFKPVIVNVADVSPNDLWIHDERDGMKATLLTRFFDNPKKEGHLPRPFGIFYIENKPTYEEAMANQIAETKKAKGEGDLDALLRGRETWTIN, via the coding sequence ATGAGCACAGAAACAGCACCAACGCCATCTGCAAAACCCACCGCAAAAGATTTCACCAGCGACCAGGAAGTGCGCTGGTGCCCCGGCTGCGGAGATTATTCCATTCTCAAGCAGGTTCAAACCATCATGCCTGATTTGGGAATTCCACGAGAGAACATCGCGTTCGTTGCGGGCATTGGCTGCTCATCGCGTTTTCCATATTACATGGAAACTTACGGACTGCACGGCATTCACGGGCGCGCGGCAGCAATCGCTTCCGGTTTGAAAACAACACGCCCCGAACTTTCTGTGTGGGTGGTTACAGGCGATGGCGATGGGCTTTCCATAGGAGGAAACCACACCATTCATATTCTGAGAAGAAATATTAATGTGAACATTCTTCTCTTCAACAATGAAATTTACGGGCTCACGAAAGGACAGTACTCCCCCACTTCGCACGAAGGGCATATTACAAAGTCAACTCCGTTCGGTTCCATTGACCATCCGTTCAATCCGCTCGCGTTAGTTCTTGGCGCAGGAGGAACTTTCATTGCGAGAACGATGGACAGAGACCCGATTCATCAGCGAACAATTTTAAAAAGAGCACACGAACATAAAGGAACTTCTTTCGTGGAAATATATCAGAACTGCAATGTGTTTAACGATGGTGCTTTTGAAATTTTCACCGAGAAAGCAAGTAAGAAAGAAGAAACACTTTTCATGGAGCACGGCAAGCCGCTCATCTTTGGAATAAATAATGAAAAAGGAATTAAGTTGGATGGTTTCAAACCCGTGATTGTAAATGTTGCCGATGTTTCGCCCAATGATTTATGGATTCACGATGAGCGCGATGGAATGAAAGCAACATTGCTCACACGTTTCTTTGATAACCCCAAGAAAGAAGGACATCTGCCACGCCCGTTTGGAATTTTCTATATAGAAAATAAACCCACTTACGAAGAAGCAATGGCAAATCAAATTGCAGAAACAAAAAAAGCAAAAGGCGAAGGTGATTTGGATGCGCTGCTGCGCGGAAGAGAAACGTGGACTATTAATTAG
- a CDS encoding D-2-hydroxyacid dehydrogenase, with amino-acid sequence MSKKILANDGIDDGGKSLLEKAGFTIVTEKVAQENLAKAINENNFIGLTVRSATQVKKNVIDACPNLKLIGRGGVGMDNIDVQYARDKGIHVVNTPAASSESVAELVFAHLFGMVRFLHDSNREMPANGNTQFDALKKKYAKGIELRGKTLGIIGIGRIGQAVAKIGIGVGMKIIAHDPFVKEGKINMEVGGNKISVPFKTISLDELFAQSDFISVHVPGGKLITKNEFAKMKKGVVLVNASRGGVIDEHDLLEALNSGKVSNCALDVFENEPTPKKEILTHPKISLTPHIGAATMEAQERIGIELAEKIIELLK; translated from the coding sequence ATGAGCAAGAAGATTTTAGCGAATGACGGAATTGATGACGGAGGAAAATCGCTTCTCGAAAAAGCAGGATTCACAATCGTAACAGAAAAAGTTGCGCAGGAAAATTTAGCGAAAGCAATCAATGAAAATAATTTTATCGGGCTTACTGTGAGAAGCGCAACACAAGTAAAAAAAAATGTGATTGATGCATGCCCGAATTTAAAACTTATCGGAAGAGGAGGCGTTGGGATGGACAATATTGATGTGCAGTACGCGCGCGATAAAGGAATTCATGTGGTGAACACACCTGCAGCATCTTCGGAATCTGTGGCCGAACTTGTTTTCGCCCATCTTTTCGGAATGGTACGTTTTTTACATGACTCAAACAGGGAAATGCCTGCGAATGGAAATACGCAGTTTGACGCGCTGAAAAAAAAATACGCGAAAGGAATTGAACTCAGAGGAAAAACGTTGGGAATAATCGGAATCGGAAGAATAGGGCAGGCGGTAGCGAAAATCGGAATCGGAGTGGGAATGAAAATAATTGCGCACGATCCGTTCGTGAAAGAAGGAAAAATAAATATGGAAGTTGGTGGAAATAAAATTTCTGTTCCGTTCAAAACAATTTCTTTGGATGAACTTTTTGCGCAGAGCGATTTTATTTCTGTTCACGTGCCGGGCGGAAAACTGATTACAAAAAATGAATTCGCTAAAATGAAAAAAGGAGTGGTGCTGGTAAATGCTTCGCGCGGAGGAGTGATTGACGAACATGATTTGCTTGAAGCGCTGAACTCAGGAAAAGTTTCTAATTGCGCGCTGGATGTTTTCGAAAATGAACCTACACCGAAAAAAGAAATTCTCACGCATCCAAAAATTTCTTTGACACCGCATATTGGCGCGGCAACCATGGAAGCGCAGGAAAGAATCGGAATTGAACTGGCAGAAAAAATTATTGAATTGTTAAAATAA
- a CDS encoding dephospho-CoA kinase — protein MKIVGVTGGIGSGKTTVCKIFELLGIPVFYADDEAKKLYDEKKIILKVVKLFGKKILSGKKVDKKKLSAIVFNHKSSLAKLNAIIHPDVKRKFEAWKKKQKGAKYAIKEAAIMIESNAYKDVDYLVSITANKSLRINRIINRDKIDKIEIEKRISEQISDKERAKYSDAIIINDGKHSLIKQALKIHRQILSK, from the coding sequence ATGAAAATAGTTGGAGTAACCGGAGGAATCGGCAGCGGCAAGACAACCGTTTGTAAAATTTTTGAACTGCTCGGCATTCCGGTTTTTTATGCGGACGATGAAGCAAAAAAATTATATGATGAGAAAAAAATAATTTTGAAAGTGGTGAAACTATTCGGCAAAAAAATTCTTTCAGGAAAAAAAGTTGACAAGAAAAAACTTTCGGCAATTGTTTTCAATCACAAATCATCTCTCGCAAAACTGAATGCAATCATTCATCCCGATGTGAAACGAAAATTCGAAGCATGGAAGAAGAAACAAAAGGGAGCAAAATATGCAATTAAAGAAGCAGCAATTATGATCGAAAGCAATGCTTATAAAGATGTGGATTATTTAGTTTCTATAACTGCTAATAAATCGCTGAGAATAAATAGAATTATTAATAGAGATAAAATAGATAAAATAGAAATTGAAAAACGAATCAGTGAACAGATTTCTGACAAAGAACGCGCAAAATATTCCGATGCAATTATTATTAATGATGGCAAACATTCTTTGATTAAACAAGCGCTGAAAATCCATCGGCAAATTCTTTCAAAATAA
- a CDS encoding 4Fe-4S binding protein — protein MAIKITEECINCGACEPECPNNAIYENGAEWRFSDGTTLKGSYTGKSSGQTVDAEAPQPAVSADFYFIVTDKCTECKGFHDEPQCAAVCPVDCCVPDENHVETEEQLLAKKDSMHIA, from the coding sequence AAATAACTGAAGAATGCATTAACTGCGGTGCCTGCGAGCCCGAATGTCCGAATAATGCAATTTATGAAAACGGTGCGGAATGGAGATTTTCTGACGGAACAACTTTGAAAGGAAGTTATACCGGAAAAAGTTCAGGACAAACGGTGGACGCGGAAGCGCCTCAGCCGGCTGTTTCGGCTGATTTCTATTTTATAGTAACTGATAAATGCACCGAGTGCAAAGGGTTTCACGATGAGCCGCAATGCGCTGCGGTTTGCCCGGTTGATTGCTGCGTGCCGGATGAAAATCATGTGGAAACCGAAGAGCAGTTGCTGGCGAAAAAAGATTCAATGCACATAGCATAA
- a CDS encoding DUF1573 domain-containing protein, with the protein MQNIFSYTIYLISLFLFLSCGQKQTTTTDMVNIPASAEEGVNKDKLPAMKFEEEVFDFGTITQGEKVMHDFKFKNEGASDLIISNAYGSCGCTVPEVPKKPVPSGEKNIIRVTFDSDGKTGMVTKEVTILTNCIPNKQVIKIKANIFVPETKNPVKQ; encoded by the coding sequence ATGCAAAATATATTCTCTTATACCATATACCTTATATCCTTATTCCTTTTCCTTTCCTGCGGACAAAAGCAAACCACCACTACTGATATGGTTAACATTCCCGCAAGTGCAGAGGAAGGAGTGAATAAAGATAAACTTCCCGCTATGAAATTCGAGGAAGAAGTTTTTGATTTCGGAACCATTACGCAGGGAGAAAAAGTTATGCACGATTTCAAATTTAAAAATGAAGGAGCGAGTGATTTAATAATTTCAAACGCATATGGAAGCTGCGGTTGTACTGTTCCTGAAGTTCCGAAGAAACCGGTTCCATCCGGAGAGAAAAATATTATCCGCGTAACTTTCGACAGCGATGGAAAAACCGGAATGGTGACGAAAGAAGTTACGATTCTTACTAATTGCATTCCGAATAAACAAGTAATAAAAATAAAAGCAAATATTTTTGTGCCTGAAACTAAAAACCCAGTAAAACAATAA